Proteins from one Hypanus sabinus isolate sHypSab1 chromosome X2, sHypSab1.hap1, whole genome shotgun sequence genomic window:
- the LOC132385153 gene encoding hepatic and glial cell adhesion molecule-like has product MQFSKGFLTLYLSLMLGVLQKASTSLVTGFLNQPIYLAVEDTMNYSSPVQTISWKIGSVKIVEYISLDPPKVFPQFESRVTYFSENNSLFIHQLSLQDEGHYIITTSLTSGTESHSSINLMVLVPVSQPNITVQIEKLPSPTLTMNCTVKNGSDPQFSWIKDNKILVTNQHRMSTDNHSLRITNIKNSDCGIYTCFVQNPVNRVEKQQLISAEHFQECLHPLSWVPVLFTTLAVLCVVGILAVVFTVKRFKGRQEDDVQHEQGKDNMPDVGEESQDAQYSNLLLDNTHGNKQEVNSTYCIIGAPPVSPVETEGHCSFHL; this is encoded by the exons CATCTACAAGTCTAGTGACTGGATTCCTGAATCAACCCATCTATCTTGCAGTGGAAGATACAATGAATTATTCAAGCCCAGTGCAAACCATCAGCTGGAAGATAGGATCAGTGAAGATAGTCGAATACATTTCACTCGATCCACCAAAAGTCTTTCCTCAATTTGAGTCACGTGTGACTTACTTTTCAGAAAACAACTCGCTGTTCATTCACCAGCTGAGTCTTCAGGATGAAGGTCATTACATTATAACAACATCGTTAACATCTGGAACAGAATCTCATTCATCCATCAACCTGATGGTGCTAG TTCCAGTTTCACAGCCCAACATTACCGTACAGATTGAAAAATTACCCTCTCCAACGTTGACCATGAACTGTACAGTCAAAAATGGCTCTGATCCCCAATTCTCCTGGATAAAGGACAACAAAATCCTTGTGACTAACCAACATCGAATGTCAACTGACAACCACAGTTTACGGATCACCAACATAAAGAACTCAGACTGTGGAATTTACACCTGCTTTGTCCAAAACCCAGTCAACAGAGTGGAAAAACAACAACTGATCTCAG CCGAACATTTCCAGGAATGTTTGCATCCATTATCTTGGGTTCCGGTTCTGTTCACCACTCTGGCAGTACTTTGTGTGGTCGGAATCCTTGCTGTTGTCttcacggtcaagaggttcaaaggAAGGCAGG AGGATGATGTCCAACATGAACAAGGAAAAGACAAT ATGCCTGATGTTGGGGAGGAGTCCCAGGATGCCCAGTACTCCAATCTGCTTCTGGACAACACCCATGGTAATAAACAGGAGGTTAATTCCACTTACTGCATCATTGGAGCACCCCCTGTGAGCCCTGTTGAAACTGAAGGACACTGTTCATTTCATCTTTGA